From Rhizobium sp. NZLR1, a single genomic window includes:
- a CDS encoding AraC family transcriptional regulator: protein MNGETAWALYENRLRRVSAYIHDHLDEELDMERLAEIACMSSYHWHRIYRAIYGETLAATVKRLRLYRAAGEIVRTELAVSEIAKRSGYPNLQSFNRIFKSVYGMPPARYRKEGSHTAFQPSPKGKTKAMFDITIREIAPTELIGVAHTGSYMEIGKAFETLFGTLYARGLAKPDMRMIGVYLDDPDVVPLEKLRSIACVAGAAEVPVNAPFERRTIDGGDYAVLRHKGPYADMPKSYQWLFAEWLPKSGRQLKDRVMFEEYLNNPRDVPPTELLTDIHMPLA from the coding sequence ATGAACGGCGAAACGGCATGGGCACTTTATGAAAATCGTCTGAGACGGGTTTCTGCCTATATTCACGACCACCTCGACGAGGAGCTGGATATGGAGCGCCTTGCCGAGATCGCCTGCATGTCGAGCTATCACTGGCACAGGATCTACCGGGCGATTTACGGTGAGACGCTGGCGGCAACCGTCAAGCGGCTCAGGCTTTATCGCGCGGCGGGCGAGATCGTCCGCACGGAGCTTGCGGTCAGCGAAATTGCGAAGCGATCAGGCTATCCCAATCTCCAATCTTTCAACCGCATCTTCAAGTCGGTCTACGGCATGCCGCCGGCCCGTTACCGGAAAGAGGGAAGCCACACCGCCTTCCAACCCTCACCTAAGGGAAAGACCAAAGCCATGTTCGACATTACCATACGCGAGATCGCACCAACCGAACTGATCGGCGTCGCCCATACCGGCTCTTATATGGAGATCGGCAAGGCCTTCGAGACATTGTTCGGCACGCTTTACGCCCGCGGGCTTGCCAAGCCCGACATGCGGATGATCGGCGTCTATCTCGACGATCCCGACGTTGTGCCGCTTGAAAAGCTGCGCTCGATCGCCTGCGTCGCCGGCGCTGCCGAAGTGCCGGTCAATGCGCCTTTCGAGCGGCGTACGATCGACGGCGGCGATTATGCCGTGCTGCGCCACAAGGGTCCCTATGCCGACATGCCCAAGTCCTATCAGTGGCTCTTTGCCGAATGGCTGCCAAAATCCGGTCGACAGTTGAAGGACAGGGTGATGTTCGAGGAATATCTCAACAATCCGCGCGACGTGCCGCCGACCGAGCTTCTGACGGATATTCACATGCCGCTTGCCTGA
- the alaS gene encoding alanine--tRNA ligase codes for MSGVNDIRSTFLDYFKKNGHEIVSSSPLVPRNDPTLMFTNAGMVQFKNVFTGLEKRPYSTATTSQKCVRAGGKHNDLDNVGYTARHLTFFEMLGNFSFGDYFKENAIELAWKLVTEGFDLPKHRLLVTVYSEDEEAATLWKKIAGFSDDKIIRIPTSDNFWQMGDTGPCGPCSEIFIDQGENVWGGPPGSPEEDGDRFLEFWNLVFMQFEQTEPGVRNPLPRPSIDTGLGLERMACILQGVQSVFDTDLFRTLIGTIEETMGVKAEGSASHRVIADHLRSSAFLIADGVLPSNEGRGYVLRRIMRRAMRHAELLGAREPLMYKLLPTLVQEMGRAYPELVRAEALISETLKLEEGRFRKTLERGLSLLSDATTDLGKGDMLDGETAFRLYDTYGFPLDLTQDALRAREIGVDISGFTDAMQRQKAEARSHWAGSGEKATETIWFELREKHGASEFLGYDTETAEGVVQAIVKAGAVAEEAKAGDKVQIVVSQTPFYGESGGQMGDTGVISSDHGKIEISDTQKRGEGLFVHFGAVVEGAFKTGDAVVLTVDHARRSRLRANHSATHLLHEALREVLGTHVAQKGSLVAPERLRFDVSHPKPMSAEELKIVEDMANEIVLQNSPVTTRLMSVDDAIAEGAMALFGEKYGDEVRVVAMGEGMRGAKAGRSYSIELCGGTHVGATGQIGLIRVLGESAVGAGVRRIEAVTGESAREYLAEQDERVKALATSLKVQPAEVLSRVEALMDERRKLEKELADAKRKLAMGGGQGGSVDAVREVAGVKFLGKAISGVDPKDLKGLADDGKTSIGSGVVTLIGVSDDGKASAVVAVTPDLVDRFSAVDLVRVASAALGGKGGGGRPDMAQAGGPDGSKADEAIEAVALALAG; via the coding sequence ATGAGCGGTGTGAACGATATCCGGTCGACATTCCTCGACTATTTCAAGAAGAACGGTCATGAGATCGTCTCGTCGAGCCCGCTCGTGCCGCGCAACGACCCGACGCTGATGTTCACCAATGCCGGTATGGTGCAGTTCAAGAACGTCTTCACCGGCCTTGAGAAGCGCCCTTATTCGACTGCGACAACGTCGCAGAAATGCGTGCGCGCCGGCGGCAAGCATAACGACCTCGACAATGTTGGTTATACGGCCCGGCACCTGACCTTTTTTGAAATGCTCGGCAACTTCTCGTTTGGCGACTATTTCAAAGAGAATGCGATCGAGCTTGCCTGGAAGCTCGTCACCGAAGGTTTCGATCTGCCGAAACATCGCCTGCTGGTGACTGTCTATTCCGAAGACGAAGAAGCTGCGACGCTGTGGAAGAAGATTGCCGGCTTCTCCGACGACAAGATCATCCGCATCCCCACCTCTGACAATTTCTGGCAGATGGGCGATACCGGCCCCTGCGGCCCCTGCTCGGAAATCTTCATTGACCAAGGCGAGAACGTCTGGGGAGGCCCTCCCGGTTCGCCGGAAGAAGATGGCGACCGGTTCCTGGAGTTCTGGAACCTCGTTTTCATGCAGTTCGAGCAGACGGAGCCTGGCGTTCGCAACCCGCTGCCGCGTCCGTCGATCGATACCGGCTTGGGTCTGGAGCGCATGGCCTGCATTCTGCAGGGCGTCCAGAGCGTCTTTGACACGGACCTGTTCCGCACGCTGATCGGTACTATCGAAGAGACGATGGGCGTCAAGGCGGAGGGGAGCGCCAGCCATCGCGTCATCGCCGACCACTTGCGCTCCTCGGCTTTCCTGATCGCCGATGGCGTGCTGCCGTCGAATGAAGGTCGCGGCTATGTGCTTCGCCGCATCATGCGCCGCGCCATGCGCCATGCCGAACTGCTCGGTGCCCGCGAGCCTCTGATGTACAAGCTGCTGCCGACGCTGGTGCAGGAGATGGGCCGCGCTTATCCGGAACTGGTGCGTGCCGAAGCGCTGATCTCGGAGACGCTGAAACTCGAAGAAGGCCGTTTCCGCAAGACGCTGGAGCGTGGCCTGTCGTTGCTGTCGGATGCGACCACCGATCTCGGCAAGGGCGACATGCTGGATGGCGAGACCGCCTTCAGGCTCTACGACACCTACGGCTTCCCGCTCGACCTGACGCAGGATGCGCTGCGCGCTCGCGAGATCGGCGTCGATATCTCCGGCTTCACCGATGCCATGCAACGCCAGAAGGCCGAAGCCCGCTCGCACTGGGCCGGTTCCGGCGAGAAGGCAACCGAAACCATCTGGTTCGAGCTCAGGGAAAAGCACGGCGCAAGCGAATTCCTGGGTTACGATACCGAAACCGCTGAAGGTGTGGTGCAGGCGATCGTCAAGGCCGGCGCCGTCGCTGAAGAAGCCAAGGCCGGCGATAAGGTGCAGATCGTCGTCAGCCAGACGCCGTTCTATGGCGAATCCGGTGGTCAGATGGGCGATACCGGCGTCATCTCGTCCGACCACGGCAAGATCGAGATATCAGACACGCAGAAGAGGGGCGAAGGCCTCTTCGTGCATTTCGGTGCCGTCGTCGAAGGTGCATTCAAGACCGGCGACGCGGTTGTTCTGACCGTCGATCACGCCCGACGCTCGCGGCTGCGTGCCAACCACTCGGCAACGCATCTGCTGCATGAGGCGCTGCGCGAGGTGCTCGGTACCCATGTGGCGCAGAAGGGTTCGCTGGTCGCGCCTGAGCGTCTGCGTTTCGACGTTTCGCATCCGAAGCCGATGTCGGCCGAAGAGCTGAAGATCGTCGAGGATATGGCAAACGAAATCGTGCTGCAGAATTCGCCTGTTACAACCCGGCTGATGAGCGTCGACGATGCAATCGCCGAAGGCGCGATGGCGCTGTTCGGCGAAAAATACGGCGACGAGGTGCGCGTCGTGGCGATGGGCGAGGGTATGCGTGGCGCCAAGGCCGGCAGATCCTATTCGATCGAACTCTGCGGCGGCACCCATGTCGGGGCGACCGGCCAGATCGGCCTGATCCGCGTTCTCGGCGAAAGTGCCGTCGGCGCCGGCGTTCGCCGCATCGAGGCCGTCACCGGCGAATCGGCGCGCGAATATCTGGCCGAACAGGACGAACGCGTGAAGGCGCTTGCCACTTCGCTCAAGGTACAGCCGGCCGAAGTTCTGTCGCGCGTCGAAGCGTTGATGGACGAGCGCCGCAAGCTGGAGAAAGAACTGGCTGATGCCAAGCGCAAGCTCGCCATGGGCGGCGGGCAGGGCGGCTCGGTCGATGCCGTGCGCGAAGTCGCCGGCGTCAAGTTCCTCGGAAAGGCGATTTCAGGCGTCGATCCCAAGGATTTGAAGGGACTTGCCGATGACGGCAAGACCAGCATCGGCTCCGGCGTCGTCACCCTGATCGGCGTGTCCGACGATGGCAAGGCGAGCGCCGTCGTCGCGGTGACGCCGGATCTCGTCGATCGTTTCAGTGCTGTCGATCTGGTGCGCGTCGCCTCGGCGGCCCTCGGCGGCAAGGGCGGCGGCGGCCGTCCTGATATGGCGCAGGCCGGCGGCCCCGACGGGTCGAAGGCCGACGAAGCGATCGAGGCAGTGGCTTTGGCACTCGCCGGGTGA
- a CDS encoding glutathione S-transferase family protein: MTEELVFYTNPMSRGRIARWMLEEIGQPYRTELLTFGGTMKAPEYLSVNPMGKVPAIRHGETVVTECAAICAYLAETFPEKALAPRPEERARYYRWMFFAAGPLESAVTMRALGFEIPTERLRMAGCGGFGDVMNTLEMAVSGSTYVAGERFTAADVYVGSHIGWGLGFGSIEKRQAFVDYFGRISEREAYKRANALDDEAGKTMQAA, translated from the coding sequence ATTGGTATTCTATACGAACCCGATGTCGCGCGGCCGTATCGCGCGCTGGATGCTGGAGGAGATCGGCCAGCCTTATCGCACCGAACTGCTGACCTTCGGTGGGACCATGAAAGCCCCCGAATATCTCTCGGTCAATCCGATGGGCAAGGTGCCGGCGATCCGCCACGGCGAGACCGTCGTTACCGAATGTGCGGCGATCTGCGCCTATCTCGCTGAGACCTTCCCGGAAAAGGCGCTGGCGCCGAGGCCGGAGGAGCGCGCCCGCTATTACCGCTGGATGTTCTTTGCCGCCGGTCCGCTCGAATCGGCGGTGACGATGAGGGCTCTCGGCTTCGAAATTCCGACGGAGCGCCTGCGCATGGCCGGCTGCGGCGGTTTCGGCGACGTGATGAACACGCTCGAAATGGCCGTCTCCGGTTCGACCTATGTTGCCGGCGAGCGCTTCACCGCTGCCGACGTCTATGTCGGCTCGCATATCGGCTGGGGCCTTGGCTTCGGCTCCATCGAGAAGCGACAGGCCTTCGTCGATTATTTCGGCCGCATCAGTGAGCGTGAGGCCTATAAGCGTGCCAATGCCCTTGATGATGAGGCCGGCAAGACGATGCAGGCCGCCTGA